One window of Myripristis murdjan chromosome 8, fMyrMur1.1, whole genome shotgun sequence genomic DNA carries:
- the LOC115363699 gene encoding LOW QUALITY PROTEIN: uncharacterized protein LOC115363699 (The sequence of the model RefSeq protein was modified relative to this genomic sequence to represent the inferred CDS: inserted 1 base in 1 codon), translating to MTAVEGVFLLALISAAQGQSLTSSEPVVKRAGQSVTLSCKVSGLSLAWLHWIRQKPGRGLEWIRRIDSGTGAIFAQAVQGQFSITKDSSQNAVYLQMNSLKTEDSAVYYCARTKHSDTGGHRHCDAFDYWGSGTKVSVSSANTVAPVVFPLTQCNSGTGEAVTVGCLASGFYPDDLTFTWKDASGKALTAVQYPPVLNNNRYTGVSLLQVQRADWDSSVSFRCSVDHAGVPQNVAVQKVINPPVVTLQPVPNGDTYSLICMIEDSPSKISSVAWKKNEEEVTQATGPQPPPLQPSSFSLSPIACRHSILSVCNLLIDVISILGDRAVSSQTLDLLHQLPPQPEGSRRGWGSAALSSYHRTAPLLWRLDSSRLSEEQVMTFLMTLAASQFSATRLKATQENLKSAISDHCKRENHLMNWDAAKVIRTESNRLHRWIKEAVEIRKRAPKTVNWDEGAYQLSHTWDTVLQGHPRSFSRPPDGRGRPAPGHRHPITSVSPTVFPLVQCGSETXNTVTVGVLATGFTPASLTFSCATASGTNLPDSLQYPAVQKDSYYSAVSQIRVKRSDLKQNVSCTVNHPAGSVKVPIPKPKPVTRPAVTLQPVPNGDTYSLICMIEDLSSTISSVTWKKNEEEVTQGKISTARGSDSLISVLTVDKTDWESKSVFSCEVPHPGGPITKKTSSAFITVKLNPPNAKKLFSDNEVELDCTITGEDKNIVSKTIITWKINDNSYTNNITVKKDSEKSKTSKLLLSLQDWRSVRKVGCFAYKEEGMAPVTQNLTVHQGGEATIKPVVHVLREEDIPKGESVDKVTLVCLVSSTSQSDYYITWSEQDRGQVLDFQDGIDSPPQKTQNGYSVTSVYTTSKKKWDDKVIFTCKVWPAGASTFMKSAGVQGKAVVC from the exons ATGACAGCTGTAGAAGGTGTCTTCCTCCTGGCTCTCATCTCAG ctGCTCAGGGCCAGTCCCTCACCTCCTCAGAGCCGGTGGTCAAGAGAGCTGGACAGTCAGTCACTCTGTCCTGCAAAGTGTCTGGACTTTCTCTGGCTTGGCTGCACTGGATTCGCCAGAAACCAGGCAGGGGACTGGAATGGATTAGGCGCATTGATAGCGGAACTGGCGCAATATTTGCCCAAGCCGTCCAAGGCCAGTTCAGCATCACCAAAGACAGTTCCCAAAATGCA GTGTATCTgcagatgaacagtctgaagactgaagactcgGCTGTTTACTACTGTGCACGAACAAAACACAGTGATACAGGAGGCCACAGA CACTGTGATGCTTTCGACTACTGGGGCAGCGGGACCAAAGTCTCTGTTTCCTCAG cca ACACAGTTGCACCGGTTGTATTCCCTTTGACACAATGTAACTCTGGGACCGGAGAGGCAGTCACTGTTGGCTGTCTTGCCTCCGGCTTCTACCCAGATGACCTAACCTTCACCTGGAAAGACGCCAGTGGGAAAGCCCTGACTGCTGTTCAGTATCCTCCAGTTCTGAATAACAACAGGTACACGGGGGTCAGTTTGCTGCAAGTACAGAGAGCCGACTGGGATTCTTCTGTGTCTTTTCGTTGTTCCGTGGATCATGCAGGAGTCCCCCAAAATGTGGCAGTGCAAA AGGTCATAAATCCTCCTGTGGTGACTTTGCAGCCCGTGCCTAATGGAGACACCTACTCCCTAATATGTATGATTGAGGATTCGCCCTCAAAAATCTCGTCAGTCGCATGGAAAAAGAACGAGGAGGAGGTGACACAGGCCACAGGTCCACAGCCTCCACCTTTACAgccctcttccttttctctgtctcctatAGC ATGTCGTCACAGCATCCTCAGCGTTTGCAACCTTCTTATAGATGTTATAAGCATTCTGGGAGACAGGGCAGTCAGCAGCCAGACACTGGACCTGCTCCACCAGCTGCCCCCTCAGCCTGAGGGCTCAAGGAGAGGATGGGGGTCTGCAGCACTCTCCTCCTACCACAGGACAGCGCCTTTGCTGTGGAGAT TGGACTCATCAAGACTCTCCGAAGAGCAGGTCATGACCTTTCTGATGACCTTGGCTGCGTCCCAGTTCAGTGCAACAAGACTGAAAGCAACGCAGGAAAATCTGAAGTCTGCTATTTCAGATCACTGCAAGAGGGAAAACCATCTAATGAACTGGGACGCAGCCAAGGTCATCAGAACGGAAAGCAACAGGCTCCATCGGTGGATAAAGGAGGCGGTTGAAATCAGGAAGCGGGCCCCAAAGACTGTCAACTGGGATGAAGGAGCCTACCAACTTTCCCACACCTGGGACACAGTCCTGCAGGGCCACCCCCGGTCGTTCAGCAGACCACCAGACGGCAGAGGGCGCCCCGCCCCTGGACACCGCCATCCCATCACTTCAG TCTCCCCTACTGTGTTTCCTCTGGTACAATGTGGTTCTGAGA AAAACACGGTGACTGTCGGTGTCCTCGCCACCGGCTTCACGCCCGCCTCCCTGACCTTCAGCTGTGCCACTGCCAGCGGGACGAACCTGCCCGACTCTCTTCAGTACCCTGCAGTTCAGAAGGACAGCTACTATTCAGCGGTCAGCCAGATCCGAGTGAAGAGATCAGACTTGAAACAAAACGTTAGCTGTACCGTGAACCATCCAGCAGGATCAGTTAAGGTCCCCATTCCCAAACCAAAGC CGGTAACTCGTCCTGCGGTGACTTTGCAGCCCGTGCCTAATGGAGACACCTACTCCCTAATATGTATGATTGAGGATTTGTCCTCAACAATCTCATCAGTCACATGGAAAAAGAACGAGGAGGAGGTGACACAGGGCAAAATATCTACAGCTAGAGGCAGCGACTCACTTATCAGTGTCCTGACAGTCGACAAGACGGACTGGGAGAGTAAATCTGTCTTCAGCTGTGAGGTTCCTCATCCTGGAGGACCGATTACCAAGAAGACTTCCAGTG CTTTCATCACAGTGAAACTAAACCCTCCAAATGCAAAAAAGCTTTTCTCAGACAATGAAGTAGAGCTGGACTGCACCATCACAGGAGAGGACAAAAACATTGTATCTAAAACTATAATCACCTGGAAAATTAATGACAACAGTTATACCAACAATATCACTGTCAAGAAAGACAGTGAGAAGAGTAAAACCAGTAAACTGCTCCTAAGCTTGCAGGACTGGAGAAGTGTAAGAAAAGTCGGCTGTTTTGCTTACAAGGAAGAAGGCATGGCGCCAGTCACTCAAAATCTCACTGTCCACCAAGGAG GTGAAGCCACGATTAAACCTGTAGTCCACGTTCTCCGAGAAGAAGACATACCTAAGGGAGAATCAGTCGATAAGGTCActctggtgtgtctggtgtCCAGCACCTCGCAGTCTGACTACTATATCACCTGGAGTGAACAAGACAGAGGTCAGGTTTTAGACTTCCAAGATGGTATCGACTCCCCCCCACAAAAGACCCAGAATGGCTACTCCGTCACAAGTGTGTACACCACCAGCAAGAAGAAGTGGGACGACAAGGTCATTTTCACCTGCAAAGTCTGGCCCGCTGGTGCCAGCACCTTCATGAAGTCAGCAGGAGTGCAGGGTAAAGCAGTTGTCTGTTGA